The Halorientalis sp. IM1011 genome window below encodes:
- the glpB gene encoding glycerol-3-phosphate dehydrogenase subunit GlpB: protein MAIEQDVLVIGGGLAGATAAISAARTGADVRLVSSKQPTLRHASGLIDVLGYTPDGEGPLADPFAALSDLPEGHPYERVGRDAVEAGLALFDEIVGNTYEGNHTERNALIPTQGGRVKPTARYPASVSAGLASDERDALLVGFERLAGFDASLSAARLNATGVPFTARGAAVEFPELSSADPKVTRFAQLLDRDEGVDAGRGVRREVTERVTTHMDGEDRVGFPAVLGDDHPEEVRADLESHLGAAVFEIPMGPPSLPGLRLEDRLYDALDEAGVRIETGNPVVGYESKSRGNGVETVLVDRTGSTVPYGAEQFVLATGGLVGKGIESDRSGVEEPIFDCHVAHPSDRYDWFADDAFGDHRFARFGVDPDRELRPRDAHGKIEFDNLRAAGAVLGNYDFAAEKSGSGVSLATGSHAGRLAGENT from the coding sequence GTGGCGATTGAGCAGGACGTGCTGGTGATCGGCGGCGGACTGGCCGGGGCGACCGCCGCGATCTCCGCGGCCCGGACCGGCGCAGACGTGCGCCTCGTTTCGTCCAAACAGCCGACGCTACGCCACGCCAGCGGCCTGATCGACGTACTGGGTTACACCCCCGACGGCGAGGGGCCGCTGGCCGACCCCTTCGCGGCGCTGTCCGACCTCCCCGAGGGTCACCCCTACGAGCGGGTCGGCCGAGACGCGGTCGAGGCGGGACTGGCACTGTTCGACGAGATTGTGGGTAATACCTACGAAGGCAACCACACCGAACGGAACGCGCTGATCCCGACGCAGGGCGGGCGGGTCAAACCCACGGCGCGGTATCCCGCGAGCGTGTCCGCGGGGCTCGCGAGCGACGAGCGGGACGCCCTGCTGGTGGGGTTCGAGCGGCTGGCCGGGTTCGACGCGTCGCTGTCGGCCGCCCGGCTGAACGCGACGGGCGTGCCCTTCACGGCCCGCGGCGCGGCCGTCGAGTTTCCAGAACTCTCCAGCGCGGACCCGAAGGTGACCCGGTTCGCACAACTGCTCGACCGGGACGAGGGGGTCGATGCGGGGCGCGGCGTCCGCCGGGAAGTCACAGAGCGGGTCACGACCCACATGGACGGCGAAGATCGCGTGGGGTTCCCGGCCGTCCTCGGCGACGACCACCCGGAGGAGGTTCGAGCCGATCTCGAATCACACCTCGGCGCGGCCGTGTTCGAGATCCCGATGGGGCCGCCGAGCCTCCCCGGCCTTCGGCTGGAAGACCGGCTCTACGACGCGCTGGACGAGGCCGGCGTCCGCATCGAGACCGGGAACCCAGTGGTCGGCTACGAGTCGAAGTCGAGGGGCAACGGCGTCGAGACCGTCCTCGTCGACCGCACCGGTTCGACGGTTCCCTACGGGGCCGAGCAGTTCGTGCTGGCGACCGGCGGACTGGTCGGGAAGGGGATCGAGTCGGACCGATCGGGCGTCGAAGAGCCGATCTTCGACTGCCACGTCGCCCATCCATCGGACCGTTACGACTGGTTCGCGGACGACGCGTTCGGCGACCACCGGTTCGCACGGTTCGGCGTCGATCCCGACCGGGAGCTGCGACCCCGGGATGCACATGGAAAGATCGAGTTCGACAACCTCCGGGCGGCGGGTGCCGTGCTGGGCAACTACGACTTTGCGGCGGAGAAGTCCGGCAGCGGCGTCTCGCTGGCGACGGGCTCCCACGCCGGCAGGCTGGCAGGTGAGAACACGTGA
- the glpA gene encoding anaerobic glycerol-3-phosphate dehydrogenase subunit GlpA, translated as MPDAPTVLVIGGGSTGCGIARDLAMRGLDVTLVEQGNLTHGTTGRMHGLLHSGARYAVSDRDSARECIAETRVLEDIASHCVEETGGLFVKRPEDSEAYFERKLQGCEACGIPAEVLSGREARQREPYLAEDVDKAIAVPDGAVDPFRLCVANAASAENHGARIETHAEVTDLLVESGEVVGAEIEHGSGPGTRSHRSPGATERIEADHVINATGAWAGGIGEMAGVDVDVRPSKGVMTVMNVRQVDTVINRCKPKGNADIVVPHETTCILGTTDEEVEDPEDYPEEQWEVDLVIEELSKLLPVLQEARTIRSYWGVRPLYEPPGSGTADSEDITRDFFLLDHADRDGLPGLTTIVGGKFTTYRMMAEDVSDHVCDRLGVSATCRTAEVPLPGSRDERVLDDAMDAFGLSSPVARRSKQRLGDRASDVLDTDEPNPVVCSCEGVTRAELRDAIGQSGTDLNAVRIRTRASMGNCQGGFCAHAMADELHPEYDPEQATAALDELYQERWKGQRHALWGEQLSQAMLTYALHAATMNRDRAARSAAGSRTEADDRTVDFEAFDGGAPGGD; from the coding sequence ATGCCGGACGCACCGACGGTGCTGGTGATCGGCGGCGGGTCGACGGGCTGTGGCATCGCGCGGGACCTGGCGATGCGCGGACTCGACGTGACGCTCGTCGAGCAGGGGAACCTGACTCACGGGACGACCGGCCGGATGCACGGCCTGCTCCACAGCGGCGCGCGCTACGCCGTCTCCGACCGGGACAGCGCCCGGGAGTGCATCGCCGAGACCCGCGTCCTCGAAGACATCGCGAGCCACTGCGTCGAGGAGACCGGTGGCCTGTTCGTCAAGCGTCCCGAAGACAGCGAGGCGTACTTCGAGCGGAAACTCCAGGGATGTGAGGCGTGTGGCATCCCCGCCGAAGTCCTCTCCGGGCGGGAGGCCCGCCAGCGCGAACCCTACCTCGCCGAGGACGTGGACAAGGCCATCGCGGTGCCCGACGGGGCAGTCGACCCCTTCAGACTCTGCGTGGCCAACGCCGCGAGCGCCGAGAACCACGGTGCGCGGATCGAGACCCACGCCGAAGTGACCGACCTGCTCGTCGAGTCCGGCGAGGTCGTCGGGGCGGAGATCGAACACGGGAGCGGACCGGGGACGCGGAGCCACCGCAGCCCCGGCGCGACCGAGCGGATCGAGGCCGACCACGTGATCAACGCGACGGGTGCCTGGGCGGGCGGAATCGGCGAGATGGCCGGCGTCGACGTGGACGTTCGCCCCTCGAAAGGCGTGATGACGGTGATGAACGTCCGGCAGGTCGACACCGTCATAAATCGGTGCAAGCCGAAGGGCAACGCCGACATCGTCGTGCCCCACGAGACCACCTGCATCCTCGGGACGACCGACGAAGAGGTCGAGGACCCCGAGGACTACCCCGAAGAACAGTGGGAGGTCGACCTCGTGATCGAGGAACTGTCGAAACTCCTCCCCGTTCTGCAGGAGGCCCGAACCATCAGATCCTACTGGGGGGTGCGGCCGCTGTACGAACCGCCGGGCTCGGGAACTGCGGACTCCGAGGATATCACCCGCGATTTCTTCCTGCTCGACCACGCCGACCGGGACGGCCTGCCCGGACTCACCACCATCGTCGGCGGGAAGTTCACCACCTACCGGATGATGGCCGAGGACGTCAGCGATCACGTCTGTGATCGACTGGGTGTCTCGGCGACCTGCCGGACCGCCGAGGTGCCCCTGCCGGGAAGTCGCGACGAGCGCGTCCTCGACGACGCGATGGACGCGTTCGGGCTCAGTTCGCCAGTCGCTCGTCGGAGCAAACAGCGGCTCGGCGACCGCGCGTCCGACGTGCTCGACACCGACGAGCCCAATCCCGTGGTCTGTTCCTGCGAGGGCGTCACCCGTGCGGAACTTCGGGACGCCATCGGCCAGTCGGGGACGGACCTCAACGCGGTCCGCATCCGGACGCGCGCGTCGATGGGCAACTGTCAGGGCGGCTTCTGTGCCCACGCGATGGCAGACGAACTCCATCCCGAGTACGACCCCGAGCAGGCCACCGCGGCGCTGGACGAACTGTACCAGGAGCGCTGGAAGGGCCAGCGCCACGCGCTGTGGGGCGAACAGCTCTCACAGGCAATGTTGACCTACGCACTGCACGCGGCAACGATGAACCGGGATCGGGCGGCGCGGAGTGCCGCCGGGAGTCGGACGGAGGCCGACGACCGCACCGTCGACTTCGAGGCCTTCGACGGAGGTGCTCCTGGTGGCGATTGA
- the glpK gene encoding glycerol kinase GlpK has translation MGDTYVGAIDQGTTGTRFMVFDHGGQVVGSAYETHEQIYPEPGWVEHDPVEIWENVQSVIDRALDDATIDASQLAALGITNQRETTVLWDAETGDPVYNAIVWQDRRTTDRVEELAADGTAEWIREKTGLQPDPYFSATKVEWLLENADPIKMERTRPEDVRDRAEAGELCFGTVDSWLIYNLTGTHVTDVTNASRTMLYNIHDLAWDDDLLAEFSVPAAVLPEVRPSSDEDCYGHTDPDGFLDAEIPVAGALGDQQAALFGQTCFDAGDAKNTYGTGSFFLLNTGTEAVESDHGLLTTVGFQRSGEPVQYALEGSIFVTGAAIEWLEDVDLIDSPAETAELARSVEGTDGVYVVPAFTGLGAPHWDGRARGTIVGMTRGTRREHIVRATLEAIAYQTRDVAEAMEADAGVAVESLKVDGGAVKNNFLCQLQSDIVGVDIVRPEVDETTALGAAYAAGLAVGYWDSLDELRANWHVDARFTPEMDPDDADAKFDRWHDAVDRSMDWARDDAD, from the coding sequence ATGGGAGACACCTACGTCGGGGCGATCGACCAGGGGACGACCGGGACCCGGTTCATGGTCTTCGATCACGGGGGGCAGGTCGTCGGGAGCGCTTACGAGACGCACGAACAGATCTACCCCGAACCCGGCTGGGTCGAACACGACCCCGTCGAGATCTGGGAGAACGTGCAGTCCGTGATCGACCGGGCGCTCGACGACGCGACCATCGACGCGTCGCAACTGGCGGCGCTCGGCATCACGAACCAGCGCGAGACGACCGTCCTCTGGGACGCCGAGACCGGCGACCCCGTCTACAACGCCATCGTCTGGCAGGACCGGCGGACCACCGACCGCGTCGAGGAACTGGCGGCCGACGGCACGGCCGAGTGGATTCGCGAGAAGACGGGCCTGCAACCCGACCCCTACTTCTCGGCGACGAAGGTCGAGTGGCTGCTGGAAAACGCCGATCCGATCAAGATGGAGCGCACCCGGCCCGAGGACGTGCGCGACCGCGCCGAGGCCGGCGAGCTGTGTTTCGGCACCGTCGATAGCTGGCTGATCTACAACCTGACCGGGACCCACGTCACCGACGTGACCAACGCCTCGCGGACCATGCTGTACAACATCCACGACCTCGCGTGGGACGACGACCTGCTCGCGGAGTTCTCCGTCCCCGCCGCCGTCCTGCCGGAGGTCCGTCCCTCCTCGGACGAGGACTGCTACGGCCACACCGACCCCGACGGCTTCCTCGACGCCGAGATTCCGGTCGCGGGCGCGCTCGGCGACCAGCAGGCCGCCCTCTTCGGCCAGACCTGCTTCGACGCGGGCGACGCCAAGAACACCTACGGCACCGGCTCCTTCTTCCTGCTCAACACCGGCACCGAGGCGGTCGAGAGCGATCACGGCCTGCTGACGACCGTCGGCTTCCAGCGCTCGGGCGAACCCGTCCAGTACGCGCTGGAGGGGTCGATCTTCGTCACCGGGGCGGCCATCGAGTGGCTCGAAGACGTGGACCTCATCGACAGCCCCGCCGAGACCGCGGAACTCGCCCGTTCGGTCGAGGGGACCGACGGCGTCTACGTCGTCCCCGCGTTCACCGGCCTCGGCGCGCCACACTGGGACGGCCGCGCCCGCGGGACCATCGTCGGCATGACCCGGGGCACACGCCGCGAACACATCGTCCGCGCGACCCTGGAGGCCATCGCCTACCAGACCCGGGACGTGGCCGAGGCGATGGAAGCCGACGCCGGCGTCGCGGTGGAGAGTCTGAAAGTCGACGGCGGTGCGGTCAAGAACAACTTCCTCTGTCAGCTCCAGTCCGACATCGTCGGGGTCGACATCGTCCGCCCGGAGGTCGACGAGACGACGGCCCTCGGCGCGGCCTACGCCGCCGGCCTCGCGGTCGGCTACTGGGACTCACTCGACGAACTCCGGGCCAACTGGCACGTCGACGCCCGGTTCACGCCGGAGATGGATCCGGACGACGCCGACGCGAAGTTCGACCGCTGGCACGACGCCGTCGACCGGTCGATGGACTGGGCCCGCGACGACGCGGACTGA
- a CDS encoding ROK family protein, translating to MYAGVDLGATNLRAVVTDVEGRILGRDRRPTPQNEGGIAVTEAVLDSLRSACEAAGTTTTRLNAVGIGSIGPLDTAAGAVENPVNVEGADRIPLVGPVENLVDSEAVYLHNDANAGVLAERFYADCAPDDMVYLTISSGIGAGVCVDGHLLSGWDGNAGEIGHVALDSEGPVTCGCGGTGHWEAFCSGENIPEYARILHERGDVATELSLDEPDFDAAAVFEAAEEDPLADRVLDRLAHWNSHGIATIVHAYAPITISVGGAVALNNPELVLDPVRERLPDLVVSNVPEIRLTEYGDDIVVKGAVASAMTGGTGDRGRIRR from the coding sequence ATGTACGCGGGAGTCGACCTCGGGGCGACGAACCTCCGGGCCGTCGTGACGGACGTGGAGGGGCGGATCCTCGGCCGCGATCGGCGGCCGACGCCCCAGAACGAGGGTGGCATCGCCGTCACGGAGGCCGTCCTCGACTCGCTGCGGTCGGCCTGCGAGGCCGCGGGCACGACGACCACGCGGCTCAACGCCGTCGGGATCGGCTCCATCGGCCCGCTCGATACGGCCGCCGGAGCCGTCGAGAACCCCGTGAACGTCGAGGGCGCGGACCGCATCCCGCTAGTCGGCCCGGTGGAGAACCTCGTCGACAGCGAGGCAGTCTACCTCCACAACGACGCCAACGCCGGCGTCCTCGCCGAGCGGTTCTACGCCGACTGCGCACCCGACGACATGGTCTACCTGACCATCTCCTCGGGGATCGGGGCCGGGGTCTGCGTCGACGGCCATCTGCTGTCGGGCTGGGACGGCAACGCCGGCGAAATCGGCCACGTCGCGCTGGACTCGGAGGGGCCAGTGACCTGTGGCTGTGGCGGCACCGGTCACTGGGAAGCGTTCTGCTCCGGCGAGAACATCCCCGAATACGCCCGGATCCTCCACGAGCGCGGGGACGTGGCGACCGAGCTGTCGCTCGATGAGCCGGATTTCGACGCGGCGGCGGTGTTCGAGGCAGCGGAGGAGGATCCGCTGGCCGACCGGGTGCTGGATCGGCTGGCTCACTGGAACAGCCACGGGATCGCGACCATCGTCCACGCCTACGCCCCGATCACGATTTCCGTGGGTGGTGCGGTCGCGCTGAACAACCCCGAACTGGTGCTTGATCCCGTCCGCGAGCGCCTGCCCGACCTGGTGGTCTCGAACGTGCCGGAGATCCGGCTGACCGAGTACGGGGACGACATCGTGGTGAAAGGGGCTGTCGCGAGTGCGATGACCGGCGGCACTGGTGATCGGGGGCGAATTCGCAGATGA
- the pyk gene encoding pyruvate kinase has translation MRNAKIVCTIGPASDSRERLRELVEAGMDVARLNASHGTPEDRREVIDRIRDVSGDLGAPVPVMYDLAGPEIRTASTDEPVHVETGSTVRFSVGETATPEEIGLSDSIAAAQPGDRVLLDDGRIETVVEESDGEVVVARVEDGGDLAGNKGVNVPGVDLGLPVVTEQDRRDIEVAVEQDVEFVAASFVRSGEDVYEVAEAIDDAGGDIPVVAKIERADAVANIDAIADEAAGVMVARGDLGVECPMEEVPLIQKRVIRRCHRAGVPVITATEMLDSMVHERRPTRAEASDVANAVLDGTDAVMLSGETAIGDHPATVVETMDRIIRDVEGSGEYDESREQRVPPAGESRTDALARSARFLARDVGASAIVAASESGYTARKAAKYRPDVPIVAATPSERVRRQLSLSWGIRPEFASYTEDGANAVIQTAVQSAIDAGVVEPGETVVVLAGMMTELEGLDTANTLKVHVAAETLVSGRPVVDGVMSGPVYHVEDGDLAGMPEGAILAVPDDFDGEFEGDLSAIGGIVTAHEGVTGYAAIVARELGVPTIADADLGDVAAGTDVTLDGERGVVYADRITDRSE, from the coding sequence ATGCGCAACGCGAAGATCGTCTGCACGATCGGCCCGGCCTCGGACTCGCGAGAGCGACTGCGCGAGTTGGTCGAGGCGGGGATGGACGTGGCGCGGCTGAACGCCAGCCACGGCACCCCCGAGGACCGCCGCGAAGTGATCGACCGCATCCGCGACGTGAGCGGCGACCTCGGCGCACCCGTGCCGGTCATGTACGACCTCGCAGGCCCGGAGATCCGGACGGCCTCCACCGACGAACCGGTCCACGTCGAGACCGGCTCGACCGTCCGGTTTTCGGTCGGCGAGACCGCCACCCCCGAGGAGATCGGCCTCTCGGATTCGATCGCGGCCGCCCAGCCCGGCGACCGCGTCCTGCTCGACGACGGACGTATCGAGACGGTCGTCGAGGAGAGCGACGGAGAAGTTGTCGTCGCACGCGTCGAGGACGGCGGCGACCTCGCCGGGAACAAGGGCGTCAACGTCCCCGGCGTCGACCTCGGACTCCCCGTGGTCACCGAGCAGGACCGGCGGGACATCGAAGTCGCCGTCGAGCAGGACGTGGAGTTCGTCGCGGCCAGTTTCGTCCGGAGCGGCGAAGACGTCTACGAGGTGGCCGAAGCCATCGACGACGCGGGCGGTGATATTCCGGTGGTCGCCAAGATCGAGCGTGCCGACGCGGTCGCGAACATCGACGCCATCGCCGACGAGGCCGCGGGCGTGATGGTCGCCCGGGGCGACCTCGGCGTCGAGTGCCCGATGGAGGAGGTCCCGCTCATCCAGAAGCGAGTCATCCGCCGGTGTCACCGCGCGGGCGTCCCGGTCATCACCGCGACGGAGATGCTCGACTCGATGGTCCACGAGCGCCGGCCGACCCGCGCGGAGGCCTCGGACGTGGCCAACGCCGTACTCGACGGGACCGACGCCGTGATGCTCTCGGGCGAGACCGCCATCGGTGACCACCCCGCCACCGTGGTCGAAACGATGGACCGGATCATCCGGGACGTGGAGGGCAGCGGGGAGTACGACGAGTCCCGCGAGCAGCGCGTGCCGCCCGCGGGCGAGAGCCGGACCGACGCGCTGGCCCGGTCCGCGCGCTTCCTGGCACGTGACGTAGGAGCCAGCGCCATCGTCGCGGCCTCCGAGTCGGGCTACACCGCCCGGAAGGCCGCCAAGTACCGCCCGGACGTGCCCATCGTCGCCGCCACGCCGAGCGAGCGCGTTCGCCGCCAGCTCTCGCTGTCGTGGGGGATTCGCCCCGAGTTCGCCAGCTACACCGAGGACGGGGCGAACGCGGTGATCCAGACCGCAGTGCAGTCGGCCATCGACGCAGGTGTGGTCGAACCAGGGGAGACGGTGGTCGTCCTCGCGGGGATGATGACCGAACTCGAGGGACTGGACACCGCCAACACGCTCAAGGTCCACGTCGCTGCCGAGACGCTCGTCTCGGGCCGCCCGGTCGTCGACGGCGTGATGTCGGGGCCCGTCTACCACGTCGAGGACGGCGACCTCGCCGGAATGCCCGAGGGAGCGATCCTCGCCGTCCCGGACGACTTCGACGGCGAGTTCGAGGGCGACCTCTCGGCCATCGGCGGCATCGTCACTGCCCACGAGGGTGTCACTGGCTACGCCGCCATCGTCGCCCGCGAGCTGGGCGTCCCGACCATCGCGGACGCGGATCTCGGCGACGTGGCCGCCGGGACCGACGTGACGCTCGACGGCGAGCGCGGTGTGGTCTACGCCGACCGGATCACGGACCGATCGGAGTGA
- a CDS encoding aldehyde dehydrogenase: MATTRYAPTDHVLREGESDGETLDVRDLAEGGVFAHVRAAGPGEAREAAAIAGSAERPMRETTLVERAEWLDRIADELAARREELATVIVREAGKPITSARGEVEAAIERFRRAVEEVHDLQGEYLEGTTTGHEGWEAIVKPQPVGTVLCLTPYNYPLSTTALQVAPALAAGNPVILKPATQTPVSAALLAEAVDAVDLPRGAFNYVPGRASEIGDALAGDDRIDAIAMTGSSAAGNHVADESGMVTLHMELGGNAPALIFPDADLDDAVGQCARGSFKYAGQRCSAVSRVLAHESVHDEVVDRLDAEMDTWIAGDLFDEETTFGPLITEQQADHVEELVDDAVERGAELVRGGRRSSGPEDLRAHQNSPSSGDGDRDGQFFEPTLLADVPHDARLIEEEQFGPVAVVTTFADEREALDIANAGDLGLDAAVFTSDHDRAMRLADRIEAGAVRINGTPSHGLGDIPFGGVKDSGIGREGIGYTIDAFTTTKTIVL; encoded by the coding sequence ATGGCCACGACACGATACGCGCCGACGGATCACGTGCTCCGGGAGGGGGAGAGCGACGGCGAAACGCTCGACGTCCGCGACCTCGCCGAGGGCGGGGTGTTCGCCCACGTCCGGGCGGCGGGGCCGGGCGAAGCGAGGGAAGCGGCCGCGATAGCGGGGAGCGCCGAGCGGCCCATGCGGGAGACGACGCTGGTCGAGCGCGCCGAGTGGCTCGACCGGATCGCGGACGAACTGGCGGCCCGCCGGGAGGAACTCGCGACCGTGATCGTCCGCGAGGCGGGCAAGCCGATCACGAGCGCGCGGGGCGAGGTCGAGGCGGCAATCGAGCGGTTCCGGCGCGCGGTCGAGGAGGTCCACGACCTGCAGGGCGAGTACCTCGAAGGGACGACCACGGGCCACGAGGGCTGGGAGGCCATCGTCAAGCCCCAACCCGTCGGGACCGTCCTCTGTCTCACGCCGTACAACTACCCCCTGTCGACGACGGCACTGCAGGTCGCGCCGGCGCTGGCCGCGGGCAACCCAGTCATCCTCAAACCCGCCACCCAGACGCCGGTGAGCGCGGCGCTGCTGGCCGAGGCGGTCGACGCCGTCGACCTGCCACGGGGCGCGTTCAACTACGTCCCCGGCCGGGCCAGCGAGATCGGCGACGCACTCGCCGGCGACGACCGGATCGACGCGATCGCCATGACCGGCTCGTCGGCGGCCGGAAACCACGTCGCCGACGAGAGCGGCATGGTCACGCTCCACATGGAACTGGGCGGGAACGCGCCGGCTCTGATCTTTCCCGACGCCGACCTCGACGACGCGGTCGGCCAGTGTGCGCGCGGCTCCTTCAAGTACGCCGGCCAGCGCTGCTCGGCGGTCTCCCGGGTGCTCGCGCACGAGTCCGTCCACGACGAGGTGGTCGACCGCCTCGACGCCGAGATGGACACCTGGATCGCGGGCGATCTCTTCGACGAGGAGACGACGTTCGGCCCGCTCATCACCGAACAGCAGGCCGACCACGTGGAGGAACTGGTCGACGACGCGGTGGAGAGAGGTGCAGAACTGGTCCGCGGGGGTCGCAGATCCTCCGGCCCGGAGGATCTGCGAGCACACCAGAACTCCCCGAGTTCTGGGGACGGCGACAGAGACGGGCAGTTCTTCGAGCCGACGTTGCTGGCCGACGTACCCCACGACGCCCGCCTGATCGAGGAAGAGCAGTTCGGCCCCGTTGCGGTGGTGACGACGTTCGCGGACGAACGGGAGGCCCTCGACATCGCGAACGCGGGCGATCTCGGGCTGGACGCGGCGGTGTTCACGTCCGACCACGACCGCGCCATGCGGCTGGCCGATCGGATCGAGGCCGGCGCGGTCCGGATCAACGGCACCCCCTCACACGGTCTCGGGGACATCCCCTTCGGTGGCGTCAAGGACTCGGGCATCGGCCGCGAGGGGATCGGCTACACCATCGACGCGTTCACGACGACGAAGACGATCGTCCTGTGA
- the kdgK1 gene encoding bifunctional 2-dehydro-3-deoxygluconokinase/2-dehydro-3-deoxygalactonokinase: protein MPELATFGETMLRLSPPGDEPVETARTFEVHAAGAESNVAVAAQRLGVASTWLSKLPDSPPGRRVRSALRQHGVEPAVVLSEEGRQGTYYLESADQPRGRTVIYDREGAAVRTATAAELPTDRIERADAFHTTGITPALSETLATTTADLLEIAREADTTTVFDLNYRSKLWEPDRARETITDLLDLVDVFVVADRDAETVLGLAGSPTETAERLAADRDFETVVVTRGDEGAVAVHDGETHEQPAISAGDAHPVGTGDAFVGGFLASRLQSGSVPEALTYGAATAALKRTIPGDAAVVTPEAVEHTIEGGTEGIER, encoded by the coding sequence ATGCCGGAACTCGCCACGTTCGGAGAGACGATGTTGCGTCTGTCACCGCCCGGCGACGAACCGGTCGAGACGGCCCGGACCTTCGAGGTCCACGCCGCCGGTGCCGAGAGCAACGTCGCCGTCGCGGCCCAGCGGCTCGGCGTCGCGTCGACGTGGCTCTCGAAACTCCCGGACTCACCTCCCGGCCGCCGCGTCCGCTCCGCGCTCCGCCAGCACGGCGTCGAGCCCGCGGTCGTCCTGTCCGAGGAGGGCCGGCAGGGGACCTACTACCTGGAGAGCGCCGACCAGCCCCGCGGCCGGACGGTGATCTACGACCGCGAGGGCGCGGCCGTCCGGACCGCGACGGCCGCGGAACTCCCGACCGACCGGATCGAGCGTGCGGATGCTTTCCACACGACCGGGATCACGCCCGCGCTCTCGGAGACGCTCGCGACGACCACCGCCGACCTGCTGGAAATCGCCCGCGAGGCCGACACGACGACCGTCTTCGACCTGAACTACCGCTCGAAGCTCTGGGAGCCCGACCGGGCGCGGGAGACGATCACCGATCTGCTCGACCTGGTCGACGTGTTCGTCGTCGCCGACCGGGACGCCGAGACGGTGCTGGGGCTTGCGGGATCGCCGACGGAGACGGCCGAACGTCTCGCCGCCGACCGGGACTTCGAGACGGTCGTAGTGACCCGCGGCGACGAGGGTGCGGTCGCGGTTCACGACGGCGAGACCCACGAACAACCGGCAATCTCCGCCGGTGACGCCCACCCGGTCGGCACCGGCGACGCCTTCGTCGGCGGGTTTCTGGCGAGCCGACTCCAGAGTGGGTCCGTCCCAGAGGCGCTGACCTACGGCGCGGCGACGGCGGCGCTGAAGCGGACGATTCCCGGCGACGCGGCAGTGGTCACGCCCGAGGCCGTCGAGCACACGATCGAGGGCGGGACCGAGGGGATCGAGCGCTGA
- a CDS encoding HTH domain-containing protein, with translation MTTDITAERVTVDLHVRSLTPRAGNGRQEAVIERLERLADTGLIDEFNVHVWGRQVSLSTAAARTDAGQNVLNRVEMFREWATDTDRSISSFFETRRVDSRMTEESYAALVLPMFTLAEYHGGELTYVAPCTDGDDVVTVTDRLDTLEQHGTTTEPLESDGDGGLVAEEAEE, from the coding sequence ATGACCACCGATATTACTGCGGAGCGGGTCACCGTCGATCTCCACGTCCGATCACTCACACCCCGTGCCGGGAACGGCCGGCAGGAGGCGGTGATCGAACGGCTCGAACGACTCGCGGACACCGGGCTGATCGACGAGTTCAACGTTCACGTCTGGGGACGGCAGGTCAGCCTCTCGACGGCCGCGGCACGCACCGACGCTGGGCAAAACGTGCTGAACCGCGTCGAGATGTTCCGCGAGTGGGCAACGGACACCGATCGCTCGATCAGTTCGTTCTTCGAGACTCGCCGGGTCGACTCACGGATGACCGAGGAGAGTTACGCCGCCCTCGTCCTGCCGATGTTCACGCTCGCGGAGTACCACGGTGGCGAACTCACCTACGTCGCCCCCTGTACTGACGGTGACGACGTCGTCACCGTGACCGACCGTCTCGACACGCTGGAGCAACACGGGACCACGACCGAACCGCTCGAATCCGACGGCGACGGGGGACTGGTCGCCGAAGAGGCCGAGGAGTAA
- a CDS encoding helix-turn-helix domain-containing protein, with protein sequence MSDDDPIEIWCAGEEWCAVTATASLIGKKWHPVIVDRLLNEGPLGFNALKDAVDGVSSKVLSDSLEDLEERGIVTRTVVSEKPFRVEYALTERGTDLAPVIEAMREWGRDHLVPAPDDGSPA encoded by the coding sequence ATGAGCGACGACGATCCGATCGAGATCTGGTGTGCCGGCGAGGAGTGGTGTGCCGTGACCGCGACGGCATCGCTGATCGGCAAGAAGTGGCATCCAGTCATCGTGGACCGACTGTTGAACGAGGGGCCGCTGGGGTTCAACGCGCTGAAGGACGCGGTCGACGGCGTGTCGAGCAAGGTGCTGTCGGACAGTCTGGAGGACCTGGAGGAACGCGGAATCGTCACGCGCACGGTGGTCAGCGAGAAACCGTTTCGCGTCGAGTACGCCCTGACCGAGCGCGGTACGGACCTCGCGCCGGTCATCGAGGCGATGCGCGAGTGGGGTCGTGACCACCTCGTCCCCGCGCCGGACGACGGTTCACCTGCCTGA